From the genome of Carassius gibelio isolate Cgi1373 ecotype wild population from Czech Republic chromosome B10, carGib1.2-hapl.c, whole genome shotgun sequence, one region includes:
- the LOC127965945 gene encoding cornifelin homolog B isoform X2, whose protein sequence is MGPYFLNGVNCDHSFRNNRYFVLPWICQHSGVSMSHQMVVMQPQPVPLFCDSGQWGSGICDCCDDVPECCLACWCFWCFTCMKAKKYGECLCLPLLDFGGLIPPITMSIRVSMRQRYGIRGDMCNDCLVATFCRACVWCQMSREMKARDLQVTLVGARNL, encoded by the exons ATGGGACCATATTTTCTGAATGGTGTTAATTGTGATCACAGTTTTAGAAATAACAGATACTTTGTATTACCTTGGATCTGTCAACACAGTG gTGTAAGTATGTCGCATCAAATGGTAGTCATGCAGCCACAGCCTGTTCCGCTCTTTTGTGATTCTGGTCAGTGGGGGTCTGGAATCTGTGACTGTTGTGATGACGTGCCTGAAT GCTGCTTGGCTTGTTGGTGTTTCTGGTGTTTCACGTGCATGAAAGCAAAGAAATATGGTGAATGTTTATGTCTCCCCCTGCTGGATTTCGGTGGTTTAATTCCACCCATAACCATGTCCATAAGGGTCTCAATGCGCCAGCGTTATGGCATTAGG GGAGACATGTGTAATGACTGCTTGGTGGCCACATTCTGCAGAGCTTGTGTTTGGTGTCAGATGTCACGAGAGATGAAAGCACGAGATCTACAGGTCACTCTTGTTGGTGCAAGGAATTTGTAA
- the LOC127965945 gene encoding cornifelin homolog B isoform X1: MGPYFLNGVNCDHSFRNNRYFVLPWICQHSGVSMSHQMVVMQPQPVPLFCDSGQWGSGICDCCDDVPECCLACWCFWCFTCMKAKKYGECLCLPLLDFGGLIPPITMSIRVSMRQRYGIRGDMCNDCLVSTFCTACVWCQMSREMKARDRQVTLVGARNL, encoded by the exons ATGGGACCATATTTTCTGAATGGTGTTAATTGTGATCACAGTTTTAGAAATAACAGATACTTTGTATTACCTTGGATCTGTCAACACAGTG gTGTAAGTATGTCGCATCAAATGGTAGTCATGCAGCCACAGCCTGTTCCGCTCTTTTGTGATTCTGGTCAGTGGGGGTCTGGAATCTGTGACTGTTGTGATGACGTGCCTGAAT GCTGCTTGGCTTGTTGGTGTTTCTGGTGTTTCACGTGCATGAAAGCAAAGAAATATGGTGAATGTTTATGTCTCCCCCTGCTGGATTTCGGTGGTTTAATTCCACCCATAACCATGTCCATAAGGGTCTCAATGCGCCAGCGTTATGGCATTAGG GGAGACATGTGTAATGACTGCTTGGTGTCCACGTTCTGCACAGCTTGTGTTTGGTGTCAGATGTCACGAGAGATGAAAGCACGAGATCGACAGGTCACTCTTGTTGGTGCCAGGAATTTGTAA
- the LOC127965960 gene encoding calcium/calmodulin-dependent protein kinase II inhibitor 2-like — MLYCCGGREKGEKEHTGAEEALMNSGETDTVTAGNREETPAAGMFDATDMPELLPPSGQLQPSPRDSVCQMQHLRVEFNRVFLSPESPQRRLGQRAPKLGQIGRSKRVVIEDEDLDDIMNNNNNSGPLPVPLSNEPS; from the exons ATGTTGTACTGTTGCGGTGGAAGGGAGAAGGGGGAGAAGGAGCACACGGGCGCGGAGGAGGCGTTGATGAACAGCGGGGAAACGGACACCGTCACCGCAGGAAACCGGGAAGAAACTCCAGCTGCAGGGATGTTTGACGCAACGGATATGCCTGAGCTCCTGCCGCCCTCGGGGCAACTTCAACCGAGTCCTCGTGACTCGGTGTGTCAGATGCAGCATTTGCGGGTTGAGTTCAACAGAGTCTTCTTGAGCCCCGAATCCCCTCAACGGAGGTTAGGCCAGAGGGCCCCCAAACTCGGACAAATTGGACGGTCAAAGAGAg TGGTCATAGAGGATGAAGATCTGGACGACAtcatgaacaacaacaacaacagtggaCCTCTACCTGTCCCTCTCAGCAATGAGCCATCCTGA
- the cldn7b gene encoding claudin-7-B → MANKGLQLLGFTLSLLGLIGLIVGTILPQWKMSAYVGDNIITAIAMYQGLWMSCAFQSTGQMQCKVYDSILQLDSSLQATRALMIVGILLTVAGLGVASMGMKCTNCGGDDKVKKSRIAMTGGIVLIVGALCSIVACGWFTNQIVRDFYNPFTPVNTKYEFGAAIFIAWAGAFLDIMGGGMLAASCPKGKPSPKYPKSSRPPSSSKEYV, encoded by the exons ATGGCAAATAAAGGACTGCAGCTTTTGGGATTTACTCTATCGCTTCTGGGGTTGATTGGGCTCATCGTTGGCACAATCTTACCCCAATGGAAGATGTCTGCCTACGTTGGAGATAATATTATCACAGCGATAGCGATGTATCAAGGTCTTTGGATGTCGTGCGCTTTCCAGAGCACCGGACAAATGCAGTGCAAGGTGTACGACTCCATCCTCCAACTCGATA GTTCTCTCCAGGCAACTCGTGCCCTGATGATCGTCGGGATCCTTCTCACAGTAGCAGGACTGGGTGTGGCCAGCATGGGCATGAAGTGCACTAACTGTGGTGGTGATGACAAGGTCAAAAAGTCCCGCATTGCCATGACCGGCGGTATAGTCCTCATTGTTGGAG CCCTCTGTAGCATTGTCGCCTGCGGCTGGTTTACAAATCAAATCGTCCGGGACTTCTATAACCCCTTCACACCAGTCAACACAAA GTATGAGTTCGGTGCAGCCATTTTCATTGCCTGGGCAGGTGCGTTCCTGGACATAATGGGTGGAGGCATGTTGGCTGCCTCCTGCCCAAAGGGTAAACCATCTCCCAAGTACCCCAAGTCCTCCAGACCCCCCAGCAGCAGCAAGGAGTACGTTTGA